The segment CTCTGCCAAGGGTACCGCAACAGCCGCGCCAATGCCGCGGCTGCCGCAGCCCTCGCCGCGCGACCGCAGGCGCCACCACAACCACAGTACTGGGACAACGACGAACATTGGCTGCGCCGCCACCGGAGCGACGACCTTGTTGACGACGGCGATGGCCCCACACGCCGCGCAAGCCCTACGGCGGGCCTCCCGTCGTTCACGTACAACCGGGCGGTGAGGCACAACGTGAcgggcggcggcgacgaggcgGCGACGACGTGCTCCGTGTGCCTCGGCGCGTTCCAGGCCGGGGAGACGGTGCGGCTGCTGCCGGTGTGTCTGCACCTTTACCACGTCGAGTGCATCGACCCCTGGCTTGAAGCGCACTCGACGTGCCCGCTATGCCGGTCGGGCACAGAAGACCCGACGATGCACGGCGACCTGCTTCCGCCGGTTTAGGTGCGCTAGGCTTCAGATTCATGGTGTTGCGTCGCAGGAGAACTAGGTGTGTTGTAAAGGAATTTCGTTATTTTTGTACCATAGTATAAAGCCCTGTTTGTTTCATCTTCATGGAGCTTTTTTACCTCAGTTTTTTACTTTAGTTTTGGTCTTTTGACTGGTATATAGGAGCTATTTGGCTTTTAAAAGGTCCCAAAACTAGGTCCAAAATCTCCCAGAAAGCTAAAAAACAAACAGGgccgtttttttttttgactgggAATTCAGGTTATATATAGTATAGAAATTTATATGTATAATTCTATATGCATATAGGGCACATTCGTTTGAGCTACAGGTTTTTCTCTTTTAACTCGAAAGCTAGCTTTCTGGCATTTACCTTATGAGTGTTGAATTTTTGCTATTGATTTTTAGCTTCTCGACACagcaaaagccaaaaaaaaaaagcaacccAGCGTTCTTTTCCTATTTGTCAGTTGCCTGAAATTTTTGACAGGCAACGTGTGCTCCGTCTATATTGCTTCAAGACTTTTTCAAGATTTTGTGGACCTGTTTTAAGTGTCATTGATCAGAGAGCTATGCAAATACCTATCGCCTGAACAGAAGCCTAATTTCAGGCGCCTGAGGTATAGGAGTTCCCTTTAAATTTTCAGTTTATTTCTCAGAAGCCATATTTCCAGCTTTTCAAAAGAACAAGCCCCCATTATTTATTTCTATTATATAATATTAAATAGCGAAGTGCTTTCTCAACTCCTTCCTTTTTTTCACTTTCCTAATGCTCACGTCTCTCTTAATCTATATCTAATCCAGACTCTGCTCATGCATGAATCTATATCATGATATAACCTACAAGTTGAAGATTCTTAGTCTCTTGCAAAGAACATAAGGTCCTCTTAATAGCCTCCCAGTATCAGTTTCTAATTACACTGACACATCTACCAATCGGAGGATCTCCACATTGCCTAGAGAGGAGATGAGTAGGAATTCCTGAAATTTATAAGGCTTGCTTCGGAATACAGGACCAAATATCTAGATTTTATATGATATATGGTCTAGACATTCGTAGGACTGGATATTAGGTAATAGGTAATAAAAAGAGAACACAAGCGTACTTAATCGATTATATATTTGTTACAAAGGGTTGTTGGAGATGTAAGTGAGTTGATTCCTTCCATTATCTATAATCATAACTTTTCTCTCTGAATTTCTAACCTTTACCAAAAAAAATCACCCTCACCCATCTAGCACGACTGGGCTAAAACATGCATAACTTTTCACTCTGAACTCCAATTTCGATTATCTTAGACTCTATGGAAAGACTATTAAGAGGGATATCCATCCCAACTAAAAAACTCATCCATATCATCATGTGCAAGTGTTGTGACAAGTGTTTCTCTCAGGTTAGCGCTTATGTTTGGTTAAATTGAGCAATAAGACTTGTAAACACACTCAATGTTCCATTGTCTTGCTAGTACAACATACATATACATAAGATAAAGATATAGTACAGAATGGTAATCATTCATTTAAATTAAAAGAAAAAGTGGCACTTTTCATTTTGATTTGATTGAATGGTTTCCCGAGTATTTCAACCTCTTGAGCTTGCATGATTCTTCATTAGCATATATAGGCCCAAACTTGTGGAGTTCAGTTTGTAAGGAAAATAGACCATATGGGCCACTAAGTTTGGACTTTTGGTGTTTGATGATCAACATGACAATTTGGACTAATGTCATTTGCTAATATACAAGGTATAGTTCAAATGGATGCAAGGTGTACTTGGACTTAGGCAAAGTGATGATCGTCATGATCAACATATGAAGAAAGACATTAGAAGAAGTTGTATTGCAGACATACAAGAAACACTAGAAGTCTAAGACACTAAGAAGTAGAAGCTTAGAAGCGAAGACACCAATGAAACTGGCACTGAAGCCGAGACCAAAGAGATGGACGAATTGGACTTTTCTCATGCTTAGGATCTACTCAAATTGATATTATATCAGCTCAAAGCCATCAATTGGAGTTTGCATATATCTACTTCTCTTTAGCTTCCACATTTATATTATGTACAGATTGTGTGCTTTATATTCCTAGCTTAGTTTGATAAGCTAGAGATAAGATTGGAAACTAGATTGCAGAACTTTTTTGCGGTAGAGATAACAAAACACCTAAAAAACTTTAGTTACACATCTAGATTGTTTATTTATTGCATAGGTTTTGACTAGGTGGATTTTAGAGGCCATAGTTTTAGAAATAGTTTTTAAGTTGCCTAATTCACCCTGCCTCTTAGGTGCCATTGTCCCTTCATGGATCATGTAGTCTAATCACCAGTAGGCATGTTGTGGCCGGCCCCTATGCATGTGTAGAAATGGTTTAAATGTAGTGATTTCTGACTATTGTACTTGGCCTACCGGACTTCTAGGTCACCAGAGGTGCCCATAACAACTTGGTTTGGTCCTCCCTCATATAGAGTGTTGGCCAGCGTCGGAACTCCCTTTTTATGACTTGGGCTTATTGCAAACTCCATGAGAACTCCAATTTCGTCTCCCCTCTCATATTCTCTTTCATGTGAGGCGGTATTTGGAGAGCGGTTGAGAGACTTTAGTGCAGCACTTTGAGAGAGTGCTCAAGTGGTACTAAGTAGTAATTTTTTCAAGTGATGGCTTGGTGGCTATGACTCCATTGAAGCCTACACAAAGGTTGTGCGTTGCTCTAGAAAACACTTGTTTAGGGCCCTTGTGCTCATTCCTACCAAAGGAAGGTGAAGAGAAACTCTTGTAGATCGAGGGGCGTGGAGAGTGCCTTGTCGATTGACGGACTCGAGTTTAGTGCTCATGTTGGAGCCCACTTTGTTAGGTAGTCTGAGCTTGTGGACTTGGGAGCTAGCATGTGGAGTGGCAACCGAAGGACTCGCCTCAACCAGGAGTAGGTCGTTGACATTCACCGAACCTCAGAAGAAAAACCATCATGTCATCTTGAGCCTATGTAGCTTGTCTGGTTGAGTAGCTTATCTCCAGTAGTTGCTTTCTTTGCTCACTAGTCTAAATAGGAGCTTCTTTGCCTTACATGTTGTTCTAGCTGCTTAGGTTGATTGACCTAGCatactagacttgtgtaggagcTCTTGCTAGTAGCCTAATGTCGCTTTGCTTATATTTTGCATATATAGAATTGGTGAAGTTGTTATATGTCCATTAGTTTATTTCGTTGCTTTATTTGGCTAGGATTCGGNNNNNNNNNNNNNNNNNNNNNNNNNNNNNNNNNNNNNNNNNNNNNNNNNNNNNNNNNNNNNNNNNNNNNNNNNNNNNNNNNNNNNNNNNNNNNNNNNNNNNNNNNNNNNNNNNNNNNNNNNNNNNNNNNNNNNNNNNNNNNNNNNNNNNNNNNNNNNNNNNNNNNNNNNNNNNNNNNNNNNNNNNNNNNNNNNNNNNNNNNNNNNNNNNNNNNNNNNNNNNNNNNNNNNNNNNNNNNNNNNNNNNNNNNNNNNNNNNNNNNNNNNNNNNNNNNNNNNNNNNNNNNNNNNNNNNNNNNNNNNNNNNNNNNNNNNNNNNNNNNNNNNNNNNNNNNNNNNNNNNNNNNNNNNNNNNNNNNNNNNNNNNNNNNNNNNNNNNNNNNNNNNNNNNNNNNNNNNNNNNNNNNNNNNNNNNNNNNNNNNNNNNNNNNNNNNNNNNNNNNNNNNNNNNNNNNNNNNNNNNNNNNNNNNNNNNNNNNNNNNNNNNNNNNNNNNNNNNNNNNNNNNNNNNNNNNNNNNNNNNNNNNNNNNNNNNNNNNNNNNNNNNNNNNNNNNNNNNNNNNNNNNNNNNNNNNNNNNNNNNNNNNNNNNNNNNNNNNNNNNNNNNNNNNNNNNNNNNNNNNNNNNNNNNNNNNNNNNNNNNNNNNNNNNNNNNNNNNNNNNNNNNNNNNNNNNNNNNNNNNNNNNNNNNNNNNNNNNNNNNNNNNNNNNNNNNNNNNNNNNNNNNNNNNNNNNNNNNNNNNNNNNNNNNNNNNNNNNNNNNNNNNNNNNNNNNNNNNNNNNNNNNNNNNNNNNNNNNNNNNNNNNNNNNNNNNNNNNNNNNNNNNNNNNNNNNNNNNNNNNNNNNNNNNNNNNNNNNNNNNNNNNNNNNNNNNNNNNNNNNNNNNNNNNNNNNNNNNNNNNNNNNNNNNNNNNNNNNNNNNNNNNNNNNNNNNNNNNNNNNNNNNNNNNNNNNNNNNNNNNNNNNNNNNNNNNNNNNNNNNNNNNNNNNNNNNNNNNNNNGGGGGGAAATTTAAAGTGGTTGTTCAGAGGGCAGTCAGCGTATGCAGCTCGTAAGATCCCTAGAGGACCATAtaagtctcatctctgagttagagtaaactgtcaagaactaaaacttacttactttacctttcaccatgggacttataaccgtcacttctgtcttgagaggttaaaagatagaatagtctagccaagtgccatgtctcttattcttgatcagctatagctctggggtttttgcagattttcaaataaaactcagagattccttgtatgactctctcatatctctcttttgtggtatttctggatccttaccaaggcattgatggtatatgccttctctcaagatatgtggtatttgtggtataaggcattgccttctctctcaccctattctaataaggcttgatatctggagctcataggtgggagacagctaatacatacttacaagacatttattgcttagtcaaaccatggatccggagaaacaaatcaataagccaaatcaagatgtgcatgtgtggcgaatgaatggtgtatggtgatgatggtgataacaatggtgaaagtataattctacttttgctcttttgaggggatacataccttccttgctttttgaaactttatgaggagaatgagatgctctctctttttttttctctcaggtgggtatcttgtacccctaattctactgtcggacacttgtccatttttacctctcatctcactttttctttctttcgaggttccgggcacttgcccctttttatttcctcgtttatatattttttttcttctcttttctttttttttcaaagcactcatctcttgagataatatagcaagtggtagtaaccaaaatatttggagcatttatttcacaggaaataacagggataggaaaatgtttttgactattctctcccggattaggagtagaatatttttgggtgattctggagatggaaatggatggatatatgtggatggtacttccggagtagaagtagcatatatgagtgaacgtgcaagtgaatcttgatttaaccacatgacaagctcctaagggtctacacagcttgaccacactcaatgttcataagcagtaaatagtaaatgtgtggctcaaagtctagcaagcatgtatatatggctatggtaggaattcaaactctcatcatataggaactcatcatgcaatattttaaagatttttcaagataaaattttccagaattctagcatctctaggaacagataaacagcagctcaaccttcccatatcatatccgttaacaacttagatttcagatcaagttttcatcccacaagtttagatctagagcaagctttaattctaacagttatgtctaaacttgagagggaacttcaaaattgcaaattaggcagagcaactattcatcatattcatgttagagttttattattaagattcagattagcatagccactttatttatttattaaacatactaagcaaaagatatatataagcacaaaatctttatttggtttttcatagtttatgtattttaatattctaacataatataagtataaagataggtagaaatacttagcgagaataatgggggtgctttcccccaagctgaattttgacgtaatttctcttgatgtagctagcaggtggcagaggtgtatttgaaagtcagcagcattctgacagcgattagaatgtcctccgtctgctagtcttcttgattcttaaattctgtggagctcaaatagacaacaaagcttgtggaactaattaagtgttagcataaatatctagccttcatcatgttgagcttccttaataaatgttatttatttagcaggatcatacacttattattattattattatttatatttttattgtaagatgaaaacttatttattttatttttatgccaccacagtgaatgtacttacgggttttatgccatgagcatactcacatggggcttactatttaacatttttattttcttttcaagatagcatgaacctgattaactaagcaaattataattgaataattgaaaggaaagggtaactaccaagtttacctcttagcaaggcgttcggtatttttaagtcctccgaacgggactctctgttttctcagtcgtcctgggatgcgctaggtggcgtagtcggtgatttcggcagcgcctctcttcgtgtatgtcttcagtccttatcacttctcctttgtagtctacccatccgttcttaatgatttgcctcctcttggTTGCGGttacgtcgtcttcttgtcctgacctgcttagaatcttcaactatatagttatggtcggtaaaatagttgcgtaccttctcagaggggaagtacatgtggacttctccggttccaatgtagatgattgctttgatagtgttgaggaacggtcttccaaggatggtgggtggatcatattcgtcttctcccatgtcaatgacctgaaaatcatctggagctgaatatattggttgtaggggcatggttccatgcaggagctgataagtgactgtggccattatgttgtcgtcagatccggtgtcgtagagtgtcttctgaaaagagtatccattgattgcgcactcgatgcttggaacaccaggatcgtccttcttgatcaagaaaggtgacttgagtcgacgatgttgacctcttccgacaaggatccaatattttaagtcttctggacaagactttccaccatcttcatcctttaggtgcatcatttcattaggtgtggaccttgacgtctgcacctcttgatacggtgtcacccatgttcttctttgcccagcaattcgaagtatggtgttggcaatatcctgctcagtgtgtttgtgctcatagatctaggtccttcacttggtggagtctgggagttgtaaaactcctccatgttttgcttgaagtgtacctgttcatagagacaaggcagagatcaagtgcatgggctctgttggtggaaaacaccaacagaaccaaaagtgtatttgttcttctctaaccttaagcatagtgagcaagacaaagttgatggataataagatcatgagtgtagtatttgaaacatttgtcagatcagatggctcaacctaatggaaagataatctatctatatttatgttttgtttatatcttccaaatattgaatgtgcaacatattagcttatatgtttaggagcgtgggatcatgaaggtagtactaagaacaaagattaaaggactaaacatgttgaattaattgagttggttatctggagttataaatcatacatgtttgtctctttatgtgaatgctagaaccaaggagaagcttataaaagcgatagtcaagtaccttatggtgttaccttacttgaagagtgacggtacagtatcaccttctggaagctttcctttcttagcgattgtgcatcgtgtttgtggcaccctccatgaatcatctcttatgagccacgtctttcttgtgcaaattgttaaacttcatgtgtcactttcttcatctccaatgcgagtttatctcaggacttcccaggttggtattgaaagttttcctgtaggggttagtccaacaaaatatcccatatctactatagcatactatcggcttaaaaatcaacctagacaccatgtctaatttgatttagaagggcattttaacctaagcaccatgcttaatttaaaatcccttggaagtaagatcatcattcctaaactaagcaccatgcttaattaagagataaatgaaactattccaaacctagacatatactaaagcaaataaagataGCATGAGAGcaattatagagatctacttaagtggagatgaagtagtgtaattagtatttaacaaattgagcatgtctcaaaggtaaggacaaccaacgtagcaacatggcaaaagatgttttttatgtaaagtactcccccaagcttgaattttacaaaattcaagtttggatgaatttaattcaatgttatgtgatggttggttggacataccctgtgcttgtcattcatccgatcttcttgctccaatcctagaaaggttagtggcaagaatacccgaaggaatatttctacaattatcttaatatgctcaatacacaaggcaatgttgcaaataattagaagttcatgttatgatctgataagtgcttgttttaggacactaaacttgtccttgggaaaccatcaagttatgttggtgaagtggtttcccctccaacacctacctatatcaagatcaactcaacgagatctgcaatatttattatagacatatacatcgacaaccgcccttttaaagtttttataaatgaagaggaagagggggttggagatctcaaatgtggtaaggatggagagacaaattgattggagagacgttttatatgagcaaggactgggtgaggtatttatgaaataacttccatgttcactgttgtttctctcattcttaagctccaaggatgattcttcatgaatgcttaaaattcctctaggattgtctctcaagtttgttttatctatccattcaatggtgatagcacatgaatttttaatgccctctagccattgatgttgctcttctcgatcctccttcttatgcatgggatgtctagagagattcataggattatcgggaggttcaagagaaaaagcatagtagaaattattaagctcaaggatgggttggatagccgaattatgggattgaaatgtttggaaatcggctattgaaacttcctctccttgtatgggagatgattccttctctatctctaagatttttctatgaagactagtgcaagaaggatgtctacgaatgaagacatacctttctttactaatagataaagaaagaaagactctaccaaaggttatatgattaagaccaatgtgaaaatatctaggaaaaatatggtcttgtagggctaggtctaaaccagaatttatagaaaaattaaaagattccctaggtgtagctaaaagtgcattatcttcttgactaaaagataggacctcagctatagaaaagggttggttttgacctactgcaatcaactccggacacagatcataattaggggcaggacgtgttgactcccatggtctatggctggtctccgaaggtgcaaagaatttaataataggtatggaatttgagttatccataaagataaaaataaaaagataaaagaataaaagtataaaagtataatacaagataatagcaagactcaaagttatctcagcaaaccgtctttctccccggcaacggcgccagaaatgcttgttgatatttggtaacgcaataaggaaacgatccgcaagcgcacggatatcggtgagcatttcacccgggaggttatccagagttatcgtatttatatttttaccactgggagaaagggtgcatctgactaaccaaatctattgctactatccctttaggctacaaagaatgtctctcgatgtgagtgataaatagagaagactgcacccgtagtctccttctaaccttggtaaggatgatctactgttctaatggggaggctaacggaatctagacaccacaaaggatgttcaacccgcacctataaaccctatccttcctgctaacgagatgtgatctacaaaggtagctcggaattgtcacgttcctcactactaccacggtccagctagtcagggaatatctatgagtaccccagcctaaacaccacgtttacgccagcaatgattactctaaactctacgcgaagagattaaagtaaactcataaaccataagaacaataaaacaagaaattactagaatttagaagtcgaattactgaagaatcctaggagcaagcttcgggttaggagaacttgatcccgcaggtacaagcttggagtagacaccgacaggccgggcttcctccaatcaacacctccactctatctctctcaatctagtagaaactagaagatctatttctactttacattggttgctaagcctaaaaagaaatattaattagagaagaggttttccttcgagggcacccctcaatctctatgataatttcttgttctcctccaggggccaggggccttgcttatatagtcctcctcctctgtgcgtttttggttcagcaggtgatgtggtactaaactttgcaccctatctcattaaaatgcacataggccttaatggaccaaaatctgatttgggcccaattaatcccgtagctcttttatgtggagtccttcttttattaatatctcttgattccgaactccaaatatagcaaataatatatgcatttcgatcagctcgacgagatctttgcaatggtggactccattctgtgattggtggaaacacctgggcgggcgcccaaggggggtgggcgggcgccctgcccccgggcccgtttgccttctcgttcgttcccgtggcttctggagtcttctagatgatagaaaattgtgcggtgcgttgatttctctatgtaatcccgacatgtgggcctttcttccatatttcctgataaccccctgcagaaatagacaaacaccaaaactcgtggaattttgtcagataaaaccctaagtctagatgttgattttatttggatccttttctttgtttatttgataattaaatttgatacttaaggaccgtcaacatctaccatcatttgatcatgaacttAGAGCATCATGGCATCAAAATAGAGAAGAAGGCATCAAAACAGAGAAGGCCTCAGTACcatgtcaatcatcatttggtaacgatgccaagttcctcagaagttcttgatcatcagctcatattccatataatgaatggacttagacaatctaatcatcggcaaaacaaaggagagaagaaaaatcatagaagtaggagaggagaagagtagtagaattaggactagagtagagcagcagctagcactagtagtagactagtgcagtagtgcaatagtagtagtagtagtagcagagtAGACTAGTACAGTAGTAGTATAGAGGAGCACAGTTTATAAAACTATCATAGAGAGGGTAGTAGTAGAGTTGGAGCAcaacagcagtagtagtaggattacagtAAGCCACAAATTAAAATGACAGTAAGCCCCAATAGTAGTGTAGTACTAGTAGAgtactagagtagagcagcagctagcactagtagtagactagtgcagtagtgttggagagaggatgagagtagaaaatagaagagagatagaaggagcagagaggaaggagaggtgagGAAAGGGAAAGGTTTAAAAAAGACCTTAGAAACATGTCTACCATcatttgatcaagaacttggagcatcaaggcatcaaaacagagaagtaggttgaagagaggagaagagagagcagcagtgctttagtagtagcagcagcagaagagaggagaagataGGAGAGAGAACAGACAAAGGAGACAAATTAGTAatcagtagtagtagtagaagaagaagaagaagaagaaactcaTGTGCCCTCAAATTAGCGGGTTACTGCTTTATAGAGTCATCCACTGCTTTGTGGTGATCATAGATCATAGACTTACATGACAGTCAGTAATAGGTTAAGAGAAAACCCATTTGCACTACAAGACCGAAAACCTATGGGGGAGGCTAGTATCCAATGGCACTCCATTCGAGACGAGTTTCCCCCAGAAGCTTTCGGTCTAGGAAAAGCTATGGGTATTTGACTGTCATGTTGTCTCACTACACCTTTTGTATCATCGagcaagtaattttgaaaaaaaacaagTAGTACAAGTAGTAAAGGCCTCAGTACcatgtcaatcatcatttgatcatgaacttggagcaTAAAGGCACCGTAATAGAGAAGATGAGGTCATATAGGGGCCGCTCGTAATGATGCcaagttcctcacaagttcttgatcatcagctcatattccataTAATGAATGGACTTATACAAtctcatcatcggcaaaacaaaggagagaagaaaaatcatagaagtagtaggagaggagaggagtagTAGTATAGAGGAGCACAATTTATAAAACTATCATAGAGAGGGTAGTAGTAGAGTTGGGCAcaacagcagtagtagtaggattagAGTAAGCCCGAACAGTAGTGTAGTACTAATAGAgtactagagtagagcagcagctagcactagtagtagactagtgcagtagtgttggagagaggatgagagtagaaaatagaagagagatagaaggagcagagaggaaggagaggtgaggagagggaaaggtttaaaaaaggcctcagaaacatgtctagcatcatttgatcaagaacttggagcatcaaggcatcaaaacaGAGAAGAAGGCACTATAGAGGCGGCTACTAATGATGCTAAGTTACTCATAAGTTTTGGATCATCAGgtcatattctaaaataatgtaTTGAATTAGACAATTTCATCATCGCCAAAACAATAGTAGAGGAGAGAGAGTATAGTAGTAGTATAGAGGAGCATAGTTCAAAAAATGTCATCAATTCAAAATTATGCCAGTAAGCCACCACAAATAGTAGTACAGAGGAGTGGCATATAAGCAGCCTGCTATATAAACAACAGTAATTATGCCTCAGTATATAAAACTGTCATGATGTATGATTAGTAGAGAGTAGTAGTACAGTTGGAGTACaaaagcagtagtagtaggattacagtAAGCCACAAATCAAAATGACAGTAAGCcaccacaaatcaatacaattggACAGAAAGCTACCTAGAACTAAAATCGAGCAAACACAAACACTACTAGTTCTAAACTAACAGCATTGCATTAAGTAGCAGACAACAAGTACTAATCAAGAGGGACTATCTTTGTTTATCATACTATTCATTTTTAGTTGATATAGAGATAGTAAGGCACAATGACTatcaaagaagaaaaagaatgtATAGCAGACATCAAGTACTAATCAAGAGGGAGAACAGTCAAGAATGTAGCATAATTGCATAAGAATAAGATAATTTAGATGGTTGCACTATCAATCCACATGTTTGCACTATCAATCCACATGTTAAAACACAAACATTCAGTGTATTTAGTAAATTTGTGTGC is part of the Sorghum bicolor cultivar BTx623 chromosome 10, Sorghum_bicolor_NCBIv3, whole genome shotgun sequence genome and harbors:
- the LOC8072668 gene encoding putative RING-H2 finger protein ATL71; this encodes MAVYLPPGFPFIPPPPPPRSLWSPPPPPTRHGQFSPAPRDNNATSPGGVIAGVVISVGAFLLVLSFVCSLCQGYRNSRANAAAAAALAARPQAPPQPQYWDNDEHWLRRHRSDDLVDDGDGPTRRASPTAGLPSFTYNRAVRHNVTGGGDEAATTCSVCLGAFQAGETVRLLPVCLHLYHVECIDPWLEAHSTCPLCRSGTEDPTMHGDLLPPV